A genome region from Macaca nemestrina isolate mMacNem1 chromosome 15, mMacNem.hap1, whole genome shotgun sequence includes the following:
- the LOC105464380 gene encoding protein Tob2 — MQLEIKVALNFIISYLYNKLPRRRADLFGEELERLLKNKYEGHWYPEKPLKGSGFRCVHIGEMVDPVVELAAKRSGLAVEDVRANVPEELSVWIDPFEVSYQIGEKGAVKVLYLDDSEGCGAPELDKEIKSSFNPDAQVFVPIGSQDSSLSNSPSPSFGQSPSPTFIPRSAQPITFTTASFAATKFGSTKMKKGGGAASGGGVASSGAGGQQPPQQPRMARSPTNSLLKHKSLSLSMHSLNFITANPAPQSQLSPNAKEFVYNGGGSPSLFFDAADGQGSGAGTCNSSSFDMAQVFGGGANSLFLEKTPFVEGLSYNLNTMQYPSQPFQPVVLAN; from the coding sequence ATGCAGCTAGAGATCAAAGTGGCCCTGAACTTCATCATCTCCTACTTGTACAACAAGCTGCCCCGGCGCCGGGCAGACCTGTTTGGGGAGGAGCTAGAGcggcttttgaaaaataaatatgaaggcCACTGGTACCCTGAAAAACCCCTGAAGGGCTCTGGCTTCCGCTGTGTTCACATTGGGGAGATGGTGGACCCCGTGGTGGAGCTGGCCGCCAAGCGGAGTGGCCTGGCGGTGGAAGATGTGCGGGCCAATGTGCCTGAGGAGCTGAGTGTCTGGATTGATCCCTTTGAGGTGTCCTACCAGATTGGTGAGAAGGGAGCTGTGAAAGTGCTGTACCTGGATGATAGTGAGGGCTGTGGTGCCCCAGAGCTGGACAAGGAGATCAAGAGCAGCTTCAACCCTGACGCCCAGGTGTTCGTGCCCATTGGCAGCCAGGACAGCTCCCTGTCTAACTCCCCATCACCATCCTTTGGCCAGTCACCCAGCCCTACCTTCATTCCCCGCTCCGCTCAGCCCATCACCTTCACCACCGCCTCTTTCGCTGCCACCAAATTTGGCTCCACTAAGATGAAGAAGGGTGGCGGGGCAGCAAGTGGTGGGGGTGTAGCCAGCAGTGGGGCAGGTGGCCAGCAGCCACCACAGCAGCCTCGCATGGCCCGTTCACCCACCAACAGCCTGCTGAAGCACAAGAGCCTCTCTCTGTCTATGCATTCACTGAACTTCATCACGGCCAACCCAGCCCCTCAGTCCCAGCTCTCGCCCAATGCCAAGGAGTTCGTGTACAACGGTGGTGGCTCGCCCAGCCTCTTCTTCGATGCGGCCGATGGCCAGGGCAGTGGGGCTGGCACCTGCAACAGCAGCAGCTTTGACATGGCCCAGGTATTTGGAGGTGGTGCCAACAGCCTCTTCCTGGAGAAGACACCCTTTGTGGAAGGCCTCAGCTACAACCTGAACACCATGCAGTATCCCAGCCAGCCGTTCCAGCCCGTGGTGCTGGCCAACTGA